The segment TTCCAAAATTATTTAAGAAAGCATTTTGAGAATGCATAAATCTCTCATCTCAAGCTTTCAACGAGTAAGAAgaaaaaagattaaaagaagtATTTAGCTGAGTTCTTGGACTGCTTCAAAGGGTATGAGTTGGATTAGTGAGCTGGTTTTAGTTTGTGAAACAAGCATCATACAATGACCACAACTTGGCTTTTGGTTTAGGGTAGTCAGGAGTGATTATTGATGAGGCAAACGTAAAGAAAAGGAGTTGAATGAAAGGCACAGTTTAACAGCAACTTAATTAAAGTGCAGCAAAAGTTGTTCCACCACTTTCAGTCTCAGCCTCTGTTGTTAGGAATAGGCTTAAAAGAATAGCAAACACAGGGCAAGATAGAAAAAAACATTGGTAAAGCTCCTTAAGCAACCCAAAAAAGTTgacataataaatattaaataggtTCTGCTTCAGAGTACGACTGGTCAATGCAAATGTATAGTACTAAGAACTAGGAGAACATAAATAATTGTTGTAGGCATAGGACAACATGATTCCCCGTTAAACACGCCGAATATAGGTGTCTCCCAAAGTCGGTCACAGGATTAGCAAAATGGGGAAAAAAACGGAAAAGTAGCAAATGCTAGCCTTAAATTAATCCAAAATATCAGTTTATAACTATATTATCACCTCCGTAAACTTTTTTCTACTCTTGATAGGAACCCACCATTTCTATTATTCTTGTTCCTTCCCTTACCTGTCAAGATCAAAAGAAACTCAACTACCAAAACAAAACCACTCACCAGGCCACTACCTTCTGGAATCTATCTGTCTTGAGCCTACCAAAAATCCAACATGGAAGATTACAACAGATCAAGGTCATATGGCAATGGAATGATGCAGCTGGACACTTACCATGGACCACCTAGGCCTTCAGCTTCTTATGACCTCAGGTGCCATAGTGCTGCTGCCTATGCACAGTCCCAGATGGCTAACAACTACAACTCGGGGAACAACAGGGACTTCAAGTTGAAGAAAGGGAAGAGTACTTCAGCCTCATCTTCTTCGAATCCATGGAGCTTTGGTGACCCTGAATTCCAGAGGAAGAAAAGGGTTGCCAGCTACAAGATGTACAGTGTGGAAGGTAAGGTCAAAGGGTCCTTGAGGAGAAGCTTTAGGTGGCTTAAAGATAAGTACACACAAGTTGTCTATGGATGGTGGTGATTTTGGTAGTTGGGCTCTTGTTCCCTGTTGCTCTCTTCTTTATGTTTTTCTTGCTTGTATTCAAggtatttgtgaaaaaaaaaaattatgtttcaattttttttttggtaaaaggaaGATTTTATATAAAGTTGTTGATGAGATTGGCCACATTTTGCCTAGCTTGATTGTAAATTCAGTTCAGTTCCTGCTGTTCTGTTAATTGGAAAATCTTTTATGGGTGTATATCCACATGTTATAAATTCTTTCAAATTCTTGGTGGACTTATGATCAGAAATGGGGTCAGTTAGGTTATTGATGTTAATAACTGTGTTGATTCACTTGTGTAGGGAGGTTTGATTAGCTGTAAGCATAGGCTTCTTCAGCAGTTGTTTTCAAGGAATTTACGTCATCTGCATATTGTATTGTATTTGGAGTAAGCATTTGATGCTTGGTTGCTGTAGACAAATATATCTACTATTAAGCCTTATTTGAACTTTTAGGCTGGGAAATGGGACTAGGATAGGGGAAAAGATTGCAGATGATGTTGGATCTTATCTTATAATGAACTTATAGTATTATGAGTTTAGCATATATCTGCGAATCGACTGTTTGGTTTCTAATTACATTGTCTTCTGCTTTTTTCTGCAATATTCCTCCATTTGTCATTACCTTTCTACAACCCAAGCAGTCCCAGTATGGAGTGCCATTGCTTTATCTGCAATTTTCCTGTCATGTTTGAGAGTTTCGTCTCCCATCATCTCCATAGAATTTCAACTTTGAGGTATATATCTGATCTA is part of the Gossypium arboreum isolate Shixiya-1 chromosome 5, ASM2569848v2, whole genome shotgun sequence genome and harbors:
- the LOC108481834 gene encoding uncharacterized protein LOC108481834, whose amino-acid sequence is MEDYNRSRSYGNGMMQLDTYHGPPRPSASYDLRCHSAAAYAQSQMANNYNSGNNRDFKLKKGKSTSASSSSNPWSFGDPEFQRKKRVASYKMYSVEGRFD